One genomic window of Azospirillaceae bacterium includes the following:
- the ligD gene encoding DNA ligase D, producing MAPSIDDDVLDHPDGDHKKPATGKTMPARAKGPPPAFVEPTLATLVDAPPDGPGWLFEPKFDGYRALVAVSGDRVVIHTRSGLDWTDRFPGLVRALVALDLPPVLLDGEIVSLDAQGHSNFSALQKALKNDQAALSFYVFDLPAETGRDWASRPLVDRKARLAMLLGETGKTGPVFFTEHVMADGAGLWTTLCDQGFEGIIAKRAISPYRPGRGHDWLKIKCGNRQEFVIVGWSPSSHGRAFASLLLGLREGGELRYAGRVGTGFDADTLTGLHARLRDLTRKTPGVAIETVPLAVARDARWVRPDLVAEVAFAGFTGDRLVRQGRYLGLRGDKPAQAVVLEKAEPMAKAVRAKDPAAGDGDRMDGVVLTHPDRVLDPASGLTKRQLATYLHIMAPRMVPYAAGRLLSLLRCPEGYAQACFFQRHAGAGTPPQLRRRPVKEKDGRLMDYFYLADAGGLIAAAQVGVLELHLWGSPVRRLESPDRLVFDLDPEEGLPFAQVKAAAIAVRDVLAALDLASFPLLTGGKGVHVVAPLGPGGAGGRRQWPVVSAFAKGVASQLVEANPDAYVATMSKVRRQGRLFIDHFRNARGATAIAPYSTRARPGTPIACPVSWDDLAKADRADGRTIATASALARGPDPWAGYFDQDQDLTTRACHVLGVKVGAGAKQD from the coding sequence ATGGCCCCGAGCATCGATGACGACGTGCTTGACCACCCCGACGGCGACCATAAGAAGCCCGCGACGGGCAAGACCATGCCCGCCCGCGCCAAGGGCCCGCCGCCGGCGTTTGTCGAGCCCACCCTAGCCACCCTGGTCGATGCGCCGCCCGACGGGCCCGGCTGGCTGTTCGAGCCCAAGTTCGATGGCTACCGCGCCCTGGTGGCGGTATCGGGCGACCGGGTGGTGATCCATACCCGGTCGGGGCTGGACTGGACGGACCGCTTCCCTGGGCTGGTGCGGGCGCTGGTGGCCCTGGACCTGCCGCCCGTGCTGCTGGACGGTGAGATCGTCTCGCTGGACGCGCAGGGGCACAGCAACTTCAGCGCCCTGCAAAAGGCGCTGAAGAACGATCAGGCGGCGCTCAGTTTTTACGTGTTCGACCTGCCGGCGGAAACGGGGCGCGACTGGGCATCCCGGCCCCTGGTGGACCGCAAGGCCCGCCTGGCCATGCTGCTGGGGGAAACCGGCAAGACCGGCCCCGTCTTTTTCACCGAACACGTCATGGCGGACGGCGCCGGCCTGTGGACCACCCTGTGCGACCAGGGGTTCGAGGGCATCATCGCCAAGCGCGCCATCTCCCCCTATCGGCCGGGGCGGGGCCATGATTGGCTGAAAATCAAGTGCGGCAACCGGCAGGAATTCGTCATCGTCGGCTGGTCCCCCTCCAGTCATGGCCGCGCCTTCGCCTCGCTGCTGCTGGGCCTGCGGGAGGGAGGGGAATTGCGCTACGCCGGCCGCGTCGGCACGGGTTTCGATGCCGATACCCTCACCGGCCTGCACGCCCGCCTGCGCGACCTGACCCGCAAGACGCCCGGCGTGGCCATCGAGACGGTGCCCCTGGCCGTCGCCCGCGATGCCCGCTGGGTGCGCCCCGACCTGGTGGCGGAGGTCGCGTTCGCCGGCTTCACCGGGGACCGCCTGGTGCGCCAGGGGCGCTACCTGGGCCTGCGCGGTGACAAGCCGGCGCAAGCGGTCGTGCTGGAAAAGGCGGAGCCGATGGCCAAGGCCGTACGGGCCAAGGACCCCGCGGCCGGCGACGGCGACAGGATGGACGGCGTGGTCCTGACGCATCCCGACCGGGTGCTGGATCCGGCGTCGGGGCTGACCAAGCGCCAACTGGCGACGTACCTGCACATCATGGCGCCGCGCATGGTGCCCTATGCCGCCGGCCGGCTGTTGAGCCTGCTGCGTTGTCCGGAAGGCTACGCGCAGGCCTGTTTCTTCCAGCGCCATGCCGGCGCCGGCACACCGCCCCAGTTGCGCCGCCGGCCGGTGAAGGAAAAGGACGGTCGGCTGATGGACTATTTCTACCTGGCCGACGCCGGCGGGCTGATCGCCGCGGCGCAGGTGGGCGTGCTGGAACTGCACCTGTGGGGGAGCCCGGTGCGCCGCCTGGAATCGCCGGACCGGCTGGTCTTCGACCTGGATCCGGAGGAGGGGCTGCCCTTCGCCCAGGTGAAGGCGGCGGCAATCGCGGTGCGCGATGTGCTGGCGGCGCTGGATCTGGCCAGTTTCCCGTTGCTGACCGGCGGCAAGGGGGTGCACGTGGTGGCGCCGCTAGGGCCGGGCGGGGCGGGCGGTCGCCGCCAATGGCCGGTGGTCAGCGCCTTCGCCAAGGGGGTGGCGTCGCAGTTGGTGGAGGCCAACCCGGATGCCTATGTGGCGACGATGAGCAAGGTGCGGCGCCAGGGCCGGCTGTTCATCGACCATTTCCGTAATGCCCGGGGGGCCACCGCCATCGCCCCCTATTCCACCCGGGCCCGGCCCGGCACCCCCATCGCCTGTCCCGTCAGTTGGGACGATCTGGCGAAGGCGGACCGCGCCGATGGCCGCACCATCGCCACTGCGTCCGCCCTGGCCCGCGGCCCCGACCCCTGGGCCGGGTATTTCGACCAGGACCAGGACCTGACCACGCGCGCCTGCCATGTCCTGGGTGTGAAGGTCGGGGCGGGGGCGAAACAGGATTGA
- a CDS encoding PQ-loop domain-containing transporter — translation MNAGASGVDIIGWAAALLLFLTLACQVWTQWRERSTKGVSKWLFAGQIATSLGFVAYSWMLGNWVFVTTNALVLATAVVGQCLYTVCARRKAAAE, via the coding sequence ATGAACGCGGGCGCGTCGGGGGTGGACATCATCGGCTGGGCGGCGGCGCTGCTGCTGTTCCTGACCCTGGCCTGCCAGGTGTGGACGCAGTGGCGCGAACGGTCGACCAAGGGGGTGTCGAAATGGCTGTTCGCCGGGCAGATCGCCACCTCCCTCGGTTTCGTCGCGTATTCCTGGATGCTGGGCAACTGGGTGTTCGTCACCACCAACGCCCTGGTCCTGGCGACGGCCGTGGTGGGGCAATGCCTGTACACGGTCTGTGCCCGGCGGAAGGCGGCGGCTGAATGA
- a CDS encoding DNA topoisomerase IB, translated as MTDAAGLVYVSDGEPGIRRRKVGSGFGYRLPDGTTVRDKGVLARLRALVIPPAWTDVWICPDPDGHLQVTGRDAKGRKQYIYHPAFRQARDGAKFQHLLEFARRLPDIRNAVARDLGVPGLPREKVLATVVHLLGTTLIRVGNADYARTNRSYGLTTLRAAHVSVEKSQLRFSFRGKSGKEWRLKVTDRRVARIVKACQELPGQPLFQYLDADGHRREVTSADVNAYLRAATGDKGEMVTAKDFRTWAGTVMMALALSDAPAPTSPTHGRRMITTALKRVAARLGNTVTVCRQCYVHPAIMDEYLAGRFHLRRRSEGHEGLSAEEAAVVTLLRRATHNIT; from the coding sequence ATGACCGACGCGGCGGGCCTGGTCTATGTCAGCGATGGTGAGCCCGGCATCCGGCGCCGCAAGGTCGGTTCGGGTTTCGGCTATCGCCTGCCGGACGGGACGACGGTCAGGGACAAGGGGGTGCTGGCCCGCCTGCGCGCCCTGGTCATCCCACCGGCCTGGACCGACGTCTGGATCTGTCCCGACCCCGACGGGCATCTGCAGGTCACCGGCCGCGACGCCAAGGGGCGCAAGCAGTACATCTACCATCCCGCGTTTCGCCAGGCGCGCGATGGCGCCAAATTCCAGCACCTGCTGGAATTCGCCCGGCGGCTGCCCGATATCCGCAACGCCGTCGCCCGCGATTTGGGCGTGCCCGGCCTGCCGCGGGAGAAGGTGCTGGCCACCGTGGTGCACCTGCTGGGCACCACCCTGATCCGCGTGGGCAACGCCGACTATGCCCGCACCAACCGCAGTTACGGCCTGACCACCCTGCGCGCCGCCCACGTCAGTGTGGAGAAATCACAGCTGCGTTTCAGCTTCCGGGGCAAGAGTGGCAAGGAATGGCGGCTGAAGGTGACGGACCGGCGCGTCGCCCGCATCGTCAAGGCCTGCCAGGAACTGCCGGGCCAGCCGCTGTTCCAGTACCTGGACGCCGACGGCCACCGGCGGGAGGTGACCTCCGCCGACGTCAACGCCTATCTGCGCGCGGCGACAGGCGATAAGGGGGAGATGGTGACGGCCAAGGATTTCCGCACCTGGGCCGGTACCGTCATGATGGCCCTGGCGCTCAGCGACGCGCCGGCGCCCACCAGCCCCACCCATGGCCGGCGCATGATCACCACGGCGCTGAAACGGGTGGCGGCCCGCCTGGGCAACACCGTCACCGTCTGCCGGCAATGCTACGTCCATCCGGCGATCATGGACGAATACCTGGCGGGCCGCTTTCACCTGCGCCGGCGTAGCGAAGGGCATGAAGGCCTGTCGGCGGAAGAGGCGGCGGTGGTGACCCTGCTGCGCCGTGCCACTCACAATATCACCTGA
- a CDS encoding SRPBCC domain-containing protein, with the protein MHEIIWPEGYIPGFSDNFASNEVIVAGLSAADIWPFLARAPLWPTYYANSANIRFHDGKGPELADGDRFYFETFGFPVEAQVVEYVPPADGRPGRVAWHGWAGEGDTRLDVHHAWLVEDLPGGRVRVLTQETQNGNPAKDLARTRPNPMINGHQDWLDGLVAAARKA; encoded by the coding sequence ATGCATGAGATCATTTGGCCGGAGGGCTACATCCCCGGCTTCAGCGACAACTTCGCCTCCAACGAGGTGATCGTGGCCGGCCTGAGCGCCGCCGACATCTGGCCCTTCCTGGCCCGGGCGCCGCTGTGGCCCACCTATTACGCCAACTCCGCCAACATCCGTTTTCATGACGGCAAGGGGCCGGAACTGGCCGATGGCGACCGCTTCTATTTCGAGACCTTCGGTTTCCCGGTCGAGGCGCAGGTGGTGGAATATGTGCCGCCGGCGGATGGCCGGCCGGGCCGCGTCGCCTGGCATGGCTGGGCGGGCGAGGGCGACACCCGCCTGGACGTCCACCACGCCTGGCTGGTGGAGGATCTGCCGGGGGGCCGTGTCCGCGTCCTGACCCAGGAAACCCAGAACGGCAATCCGGCCAAGGACTTGGCGCGGACCAGACCCAATCCCATGATCAACGGCCACCAGGACTGGCTGGACGGCCTGGTGGCGGCGGCGCGTAAGGCCTGA
- a CDS encoding NepR family anti-sigma factor, which produces MTKQRKPATGKRAPLLTATAAAPHAQRDERPDDGTTDGAPDAITRGLREMFNEVANEPLPQDLLDLVDRLAADQKKRRQ; this is translated from the coding sequence ATGACGAAACAGCGGAAGCCCGCGACCGGGAAGCGCGCCCCCCTCCTGACCGCCACGGCGGCGGCACCCCACGCACAGCGTGATGAGCGGCCTGACGACGGGACCACCGACGGTGCCCCGGACGCCATCACGCGCGGCCTGCGCGAGATGTTCAACGAAGTGGCCAACGAGCCCCTGCCCCAGGACTTGCTGGACCTGGTCGACCGTCTGGCGGCGGATCAGAAGAAACGCAGGCAGTAG
- a CDS encoding sigma factor-like helix-turn-helix DNA-binding protein: MPVHGKSAPHTVQQPASPLTDTIAAAVPNLRRYARALTGSAASGDAYVRMVLETLVQDGVGVLGLRPDRVALFRLFHRIYAGGHLELGDEGLSSAGPRALLHALPAEEREALLLTAVEGFTAEETALIMGLPLAPVRRNIHLARAAIADRLRTGVLIIEDDMMVARHLKKQVAALDHEILAVARTRQAAMSRGEGGRTPAMMM, translated from the coding sequence ATGCCGGTACATGGAAAATCCGCCCCGCACACCGTTCAGCAGCCCGCCTCGCCCCTCACCGACACCATCGCGGCGGCGGTGCCGAACCTGCGCCGCTATGCCCGTGCGCTGACGGGCAGCGCCGCCAGCGGCGACGCCTATGTGCGCATGGTGCTGGAAACCCTGGTCCAGGACGGCGTCGGCGTCCTGGGACTGCGGCCCGACCGCGTGGCCCTGTTCCGCCTGTTCCACCGCATCTATGCCGGCGGCCATCTGGAACTGGGGGATGAGGGCCTGTCCAGCGCGGGCCCGCGCGCCCTGTTGCACGCCTTGCCGGCCGAAGAGCGTGAGGCCCTGCTGCTGACAGCGGTGGAAGGGTTCACGGCGGAAGAGACGGCCTTGATCATGGGCCTGCCCTTGGCGCCGGTGCGCCGGAACATCCATCTCGCCAGGGCGGCCATCGCCGACCGCCTGCGCACCGGCGTCCTGATCATCGAGGATGACATGATGGTCGCGCGGCACCTGAAGAAGCAGGTCGCGGCGCTGGACCACGAAATCCTGGCCGTCGCCCGCACCCGGCAGGCGGCGATGTCGCGGGGCGAGGGCGGCCGCACGCCGGCGATGATGATGTAG
- a CDS encoding sigma-70 family RNA polymerase sigma factor has product MPSDSSAVELSTPSRVAPAGEPDFRDEVVRLLPALRAFARSLTNNAADSDDLVQDCVVRAWSHAHQFTAGTNLRAWLFTILRNRHYSLAKRRQREVADPEGFHTARLMMEPSQEWGITGRELKAALAALPEDQREALVLVGGAGVSYEEAAEICGCALGTIKSRVNRARTKLAALMGMPGRVVPLSSPSLSGLQATTQWTRH; this is encoded by the coding sequence ATGCCATCCGATTCTTCCGCCGTTGAACTCAGCACACCGTCCCGGGTTGCCCCTGCCGGCGAACCCGATTTCCGGGATGAGGTGGTGCGCCTGCTGCCGGCGTTGCGCGCCTTCGCCCGCTCGCTCACCAACAACGCGGCCGACAGCGACGATCTGGTCCAGGACTGCGTCGTCCGCGCCTGGTCCCATGCCCACCAGTTCACCGCCGGCACCAACCTGCGCGCCTGGCTGTTCACCATCCTGCGCAACCGCCACTATTCCCTGGCCAAGCGCCGCCAGCGCGAGGTGGCCGATCCCGAAGGCTTCCACACCGCCCGCCTGATGATGGAACCGTCGCAGGAATGGGGCATCACCGGCCGTGAATTGAAGGCGGCCCTGGCGGCCTTGCCGGAGGATCAGCGTGAGGCGCTGGTGCTGGTGGGCGGTGCCGGCGTCAGTTACGAGGAGGCGGCCGAGATTTGCGGCTGCGCCCTGGGCACCATCAAGAGCCGCGTCAACCGTGCCCGGACCAAGCTGGCGGCCCTGATGGGCATGCCGGGGCGGGTCGTTCCTTTGAGCAGTCCCAGCTTGTCGGGCCTGCAGGCCACCACGCAGTGGACCCGGCACTGA
- a CDS encoding ferritin-like domain-containing protein, with the protein MGLFTKDIQTLQDLFVHQLKDIYYAEHRIAKALPKMAEKATDHELRHGFETHLRETIEQIARLEQVFHLHGAVAEGVKCPSIDGILDEAEQMASEIADKDVLDAALVAAAQAVEHYEISRYGTLLAWAGILGREDSAHLLRHSLDEEKATDERLTMLAKARLNRAAA; encoded by the coding sequence ATGGGTTTGTTCACCAAAGACATCCAGACGCTGCAGGACCTGTTCGTCCACCAGTTGAAGGACATTTATTACGCGGAACACCGCATCGCCAAGGCCCTGCCCAAGATGGCCGAAAAGGCCACCGACCATGAACTGCGCCATGGGTTCGAGACGCATCTGCGTGAAACCATCGAGCAGATCGCCCGGCTGGAACAGGTGTTCCACCTGCATGGCGCCGTGGCGGAAGGGGTGAAGTGCCCCTCCATCGACGGCATCCTGGATGAGGCGGAGCAGATGGCGTCGGAGATCGCCGACAAGGATGTGCTGGACGCCGCCCTGGTCGCCGCCGCCCAGGCGGTGGAGCATTACGAGATTTCCCGTTACGGCACCCTGTTGGCCTGGGCCGGTATCCTGGGCCGGGAGGACAGCGCCCACCTGCTGCGCCATAGCCTGGATGAGGAAAAGGCGACGGACGAACGCCTGACCATGCTGGCCAAGGCCAGGCTGAACCGGGCGGCGGCGTGA
- a CDS encoding PRC-barrel domain-containing protein — protein sequence MKRANLYLAAALSVSALGTAVVLPSAPSQAQGTTQRIATTKVDVVTVAAGHRSSKIVGAKVVNDQNDTVGTVDDLIISPKDSVPYAVLSVGGFLGVGDRLVAIPFSALQVTDDKITLPGGNKDVLSKQPEFHYTKS from the coding sequence ATGAAACGCGCCAACCTGTATCTGGCCGCCGCCCTCAGCGTCTCCGCCCTGGGCACCGCCGTCGTCCTGCCGTCCGCCCCGTCGCAGGCGCAGGGCACCACCCAGCGCATCGCCACCACCAAGGTGGACGTGGTCACCGTGGCCGCCGGCCACCGCTCGTCCAAGATCGTCGGCGCCAAGGTGGTGAACGATCAGAACGACACCGTCGGCACCGTCGATGACCTGATCATCTCGCCCAAGGACAGCGTGCCCTACGCCGTCCTCTCGGTGGGTGGTTTCCTGGGCGTGGGTGATCGTCTGGTCGCCATCCCGTTCAGCGCCCTGCAGGTGACGGACGACAAGATCACCCTGCCGGGCGGCAACAAGGACGTGCTGAGCAAGCAGCCCGAGTTCCATTACACCAAGAGCTAA
- a CDS encoding tetratricopeptide repeat protein: MDARLPALENFNHVLVRATLDGKAYWLDGTRTGDRGLDDLEIPNFHWGLPLAAKGATLVPVIPKPLDRPASNVDIRIDATAGVHAPAPIHVQSVFTGDAAVGLKLSLANYAPPELERGLRDYWRKQYDFVDVQSVSANYDPGTGAETLVMDGTAHMDWSRRNYETDGTGVGYRADFKRTPGPHDDAPYVTAFPLYTRTAETILLPYDGRGFTISNRADVDSTVAGVRYRRSAGLKGGTFTVETTRRSTVPEFPAADAPAAQQTLRDLAAAAVYVYMPSAYRLTPKDIEVEQARQLTTADDYITRGNDLMTAGDLDHAIADFDRAVALNPKSATALADRGQAFYYKRNFELARRDFDLADAADPRNAVTFRGRGMMALDQADMKGAIAAFTTSLEIDPNNTFALTQRARAYSVLDDYPHALADMETALRIQPDVTQGYAECASLYLEMHDKEKAADEAVKVITANPDLADAHFVSGTIYRMLERNADAFKAFSRSLELKPQPATYLNRARVRPVEDLAGQNADLDAALAMDPKFVPAYRERASLAVKAGDMEGAIAAYTAALDAKPGNADALLQRGLLYAKMGKPDLENADFVAARANVQNPVGLNNMCWVKATMGGDLQSALADCDASLAMEQSQSARSAALDSRGFVLLRLERYDEAIANFDDALKIMPTRYMSRYGRGIAHLRKGEREAGEADIAKVQASDPEAEKEYAKYGVTP, translated from the coding sequence ATGGACGCGCGCCTGCCGGCGCTGGAGAACTTCAACCATGTGCTGGTCCGGGCCACCCTGGACGGCAAGGCCTATTGGCTGGACGGCACGCGCACCGGTGATCGCGGGTTGGACGATCTGGAGATACCGAATTTCCACTGGGGCCTGCCCCTGGCGGCCAAGGGTGCTACGCTGGTGCCCGTCATCCCCAAGCCGCTGGACCGGCCGGCCAGCAATGTCGACATCCGCATCGACGCCACCGCCGGCGTCCACGCCCCGGCCCCCATCCATGTGCAAAGCGTCTTCACCGGCGACGCCGCCGTGGGCCTGAAGCTGAGCCTGGCCAACTACGCCCCGCCGGAGCTGGAGCGGGGCCTGCGTGATTATTGGCGCAAGCAGTACGATTTCGTGGACGTGCAGTCGGTTTCGGCCAATTACGACCCGGGGACGGGGGCGGAGACCCTGGTCATGGACGGCACCGCCCACATGGACTGGTCCCGCCGCAATTATGAGACGGACGGCACCGGCGTGGGCTATCGCGCGGACTTCAAGCGCACGCCCGGCCCTCACGACGACGCCCCTTACGTCACCGCCTTCCCCCTTTATACCCGCACCGCTGAGACCATCTTGCTGCCTTACGACGGCCGGGGCTTCACGATCAGCAACCGCGCCGACGTGGATAGCACCGTCGCCGGCGTGCGGTACCGCCGTTCCGCCGGCCTGAAGGGCGGAACCTTCACGGTTGAGACCACCCGGCGCAGCACGGTGCCCGAGTTCCCGGCCGCCGACGCCCCGGCGGCACAGCAGACCCTGCGCGATCTGGCGGCGGCGGCGGTTTACGTCTACATGCCGTCCGCGTACAGGTTGACGCCCAAGGACATCGAAGTCGAACAGGCCCGGCAATTGACTACCGCTGATGACTATATCACGCGGGGCAACGACCTGATGACGGCTGGCGATCTTGACCATGCCATCGCCGATTTCGACCGCGCCGTGGCGCTGAATCCCAAGTCCGCGACCGCACTGGCCGACCGGGGGCAGGCCTTTTACTATAAACGTAATTTCGAGTTGGCCCGCCGGGATTTCGACCTTGCCGATGCCGCCGACCCCCGCAACGCCGTGACCTTCCGTGGACGCGGCATGATGGCATTGGATCAGGCGGACATGAAAGGCGCCATCGCCGCTTTCACCACATCGCTGGAAATCGACCCGAACAACACCTTTGCGCTAACCCAACGCGCGCGCGCCTATTCGGTCCTGGACGACTACCCCCATGCCCTGGCCGACATGGAAACAGCGCTGCGGATTCAGCCCGATGTAACGCAGGGTTATGCCGAATGCGCCAGCCTTTATCTGGAGATGCACGACAAGGAAAAGGCGGCGGATGAAGCGGTGAAGGTGATTACGGCGAACCCCGATCTGGCCGATGCCCACTTCGTGAGCGGTACCATCTACAGGATGCTGGAACGGAACGCCGATGCGTTCAAGGCCTTCAGCCGCTCCCTGGAACTGAAGCCACAGCCGGCGACCTATCTTAACCGTGCGCGGGTGCGGCCGGTGGAAGATCTGGCCGGTCAGAACGCAGACCTTGATGCCGCCCTGGCGATGGATCCCAAGTTCGTCCCGGCATATCGCGAGCGCGCGTCCTTGGCGGTGAAGGCAGGGGATATGGAAGGTGCCATTGCGGCCTATACGGCTGCGCTGGACGCCAAGCCCGGCAACGCGGACGCCCTGCTGCAACGGGGGCTTCTGTACGCGAAGATGGGGAAACCGGACTTGGAAAACGCGGATTTCGTGGCCGCTCGGGCCAATGTCCAAAACCCAGTCGGCCTGAACAATATGTGTTGGGTCAAGGCCACCATGGGCGGTGATCTGCAAAGCGCCCTGGCCGACTGTGACGCGTCGCTGGCGATGGAGCAGTCCCAAAGCGCCCGGTCGGCAGCGTTGGACAGCCGGGGCTTTGTGCTGTTGCGGTTGGAGCGATACGACGAAGCAATCGCCAATTTCGACGACGCGCTGAAAATCATGCCCACCCGCTACATGTCACGGTACGGTCGCGGCATCGCTCACCTGCGCAAAGGTGAGCGCGAAGCGGGTGAAGCCGATATCGCCAAAGTCCAGGCGTCCGACCCTGAGGCCGAAAAGGAATACGCCAAGTATGGCGTGACGCCCTGA
- a CDS encoding DUF3857 domain-containing protein produces the protein MRRFWAGSFVSLCLAHAAYAADQPVQAPPPAWVKPVALPAAPGASGAAVQILLQDQQMNVTAEGLEVYAETATRIQTSQGLAAVGTLQIPWKPSTDTLTIHKVQILRDGRVIDVLAGQSFTVLRREMNLEYAALDGVLTATLQPEDLRVGDILSLAFSIRRVDPVLKGMTDWSLEGPADYPVAHMSLRARWSHDVAMHWQASEALKDMKQARDGDAVEVAMAQDDVQPLVQPAGAPLRFVQLRRAEFSNFPSWGAVSGLMYPLFVKAAVLPDRSPLKAEAARLKAASPDRKAQAAAALALVQDHIRYVFLGLNDGGLVPATADETWSRRFGDCKAKTVLLLALLHELDIPAEAVLVNTPGR, from the coding sequence ATGCGTCGCTTCTGGGCCGGGTCTTTCGTCAGTTTGTGTCTGGCCCATGCCGCGTATGCGGCCGACCAACCGGTGCAGGCGCCGCCGCCGGCCTGGGTCAAGCCCGTCGCCCTTCCCGCCGCGCCGGGCGCAAGCGGGGCCGCCGTCCAGATTCTGCTGCAGGACCAGCAGATGAACGTGACGGCGGAAGGGCTGGAGGTTTACGCCGAGACGGCAACCCGCATCCAGACGTCCCAGGGTCTGGCCGCCGTGGGCACGCTGCAAATTCCCTGGAAGCCGTCGACCGACACCCTGACCATCCACAAGGTCCAGATCCTGCGCGATGGCCGGGTGATCGACGTGCTGGCCGGCCAGTCCTTCACCGTGCTGCGGCGCGAGATGAACCTGGAATACGCGGCCCTGGACGGCGTGCTGACGGCGACCCTGCAACCGGAAGACTTGCGCGTCGGCGACATCCTCAGCCTGGCTTTTTCCATCAGGCGGGTGGATCCGGTGCTGAAGGGCATGACCGACTGGTCGCTGGAGGGCCCCGCCGACTATCCCGTGGCGCATATGAGCCTGCGGGCCCGCTGGTCACACGACGTGGCCATGCACTGGCAGGCCAGCGAGGCGCTGAAGGACATGAAGCAGGCCCGCGACGGCGACGCGGTGGAGGTGGCGATGGCGCAGGACGATGTCCAGCCCCTGGTCCAGCCCGCCGGCGCGCCCCTGCGTTTCGTCCAGCTGCGCCGGGCGGAATTCAGCAACTTCCCCTCCTGGGGTGCGGTGTCCGGCCTGATGTATCCGCTGTTCGTGAAGGCGGCCGTCCTGCCCGACCGATCGCCCCTGAAGGCGGAGGCGGCCCGGCTGAAGGCGGCGTCCCCCGACCGCAAGGCCCAGGCCGCGGCGGCCCTGGCCCTGGTGCAGGACCACATCCGTTATGTCTTCCTGGGGCTGAACGACGGCGGCCTGGTGCCGGCCACGGCGGACGAGACGTGGTCCCGGCGCTTCGGTGACTGCAAGGCCAAGACCGTGCTGCTGTTGGCCCTGCTGCATGAACTGGACATCCCGGCGGAGGCGGTGCTGGTCAATACACCAGGCCGGTGA
- a CDS encoding U32 family peptidase — translation MPSAKLTLGPLNFHWTTAVRRDFYARIADEAPVDTVVLGEVVCSKRAPFFDSHIPEMIERLERGGKEVVLASLALVMQARERQSVMDLAAGADHLVEANDLTAMAACAGRPHAIGPLVAVYNPGTLEVMARQGATRVCLPGELTADAILALARAALITNTQLEVQAFGRLPLAISARCYHARAHGLHKDGCRYVCEKHPDGMDLETLDGAPFLAVNGVQTLSGSYLDLLGEMGRLRNIGVDRFRLSPQDCDMVAVAHTFRDVLDNTMTVAQGQERLRDLCPGQRFSNGFFHGAEGMAYRPRAPAE, via the coding sequence ATGCCTAGCGCCAAGCTGACCCTCGGCCCCCTGAACTTCCACTGGACCACGGCCGTGCGCCGCGACTTCTACGCCCGCATCGCCGATGAGGCGCCGGTCGACACCGTCGTCCTGGGCGAGGTCGTCTGTTCCAAACGGGCACCCTTTTTCGACAGCCACATCCCCGAGATGATCGAACGCCTGGAACGGGGCGGCAAGGAGGTGGTGCTGGCCAGCCTGGCCCTGGTGATGCAAGCGCGTGAGCGTCAAAGCGTGATGGACCTGGCGGCCGGCGCCGATCATCTGGTGGAGGCGAACGACTTGACGGCCATGGCCGCCTGCGCCGGCCGGCCGCACGCCATCGGCCCGCTGGTGGCGGTCTACAACCCCGGCACGCTGGAGGTGATGGCCCGCCAGGGCGCCACCCGCGTCTGCCTGCCGGGCGAACTGACGGCTGACGCCATCCTGGCGCTGGCGCGCGCGGCGCTGATCACCAACACGCAGCTGGAGGTCCAGGCCTTCGGCCGCCTGCCGCTGGCCATTTCCGCCCGCTGCTACCACGCCCGCGCCCACGGCCTGCACAAGGACGGCTGCCGCTACGTCTGTGAGAAGCACCCCGACGGCATGGACCTGGAAACCCTGGACGGCGCGCCCTTCCTGGCGGTGAACGGGGTACAGACCCTGTCGGGCAGCTATCTCGACCTGCTGGGAGAAATGGGGCGCCTGCGCAACATCGGCGTCGATCGCTTCCGCCTGTCGCCCCAGGACTGCGACATGGTGGCGGTGGCGCACACCTTCCGCGATGTGCTGGATAACACCATGACCGTGGCGCAGGGCCAGGAACGCCTGCGTGACCTGTGCCCCGGCCAGCGGTTCAGCAACGGCTTCTTCCATGGGGCGGAGGGCATGGCCTATCGCCCGCGCGCGCCGGCGGAATAA